From Mus musculus strain C57BL/6J chromosome 17, GRCm38.p6 C57BL/6J, the proteins below share one genomic window:
- the Ppt2 gene encoding lysosomal thioesterase PPT2 isoform X1 — protein sequence MEVVGVCAEPSGWSGSMPGLWRQRLPSAWALLLLPFLPLLMPAAPAAHRGSYKPVIVVHGLFDSSYSFRHLLDYINETHTGTVVTVLDLFDGRESLRPLWEQVQGFREAVVPIMEKAPEGVHLICYSQGGLVCRALLSVMDNHNVDSFISLSSPQMGQYGDTDYLKWLFPTSMRSNLYRVCYSPWGQEFSICNYWHDPHHDDLYLNASSFLALINGERDHPNATAWRKNFLRVGRLVLIGGPDDGVITPWQSSFFGFYDANETVLEMEEQPVYLRDSFGLKTLLARGAIVRCPMAGISHTTWHSNRTLYDTCIEPWLS from the exons ATGGAGGTGGTAGGTGTTTGTGCCGAGCCATCTGGATGGA GTGGGAGCATGCCGGGGCTATGGAGGCAGAGGCTTCCTTCGGCTTGGGCTTTGCTTCTCCTGCCGTTCCTGCCGCTGCTGATGCCCGCAGCCCCCGCAGCCCACCGCGGGTCCTACAAGCCCGTGATCGTGGTGCACGGGCTCTTTGACAGTTCATACAGCTTCCGCCACCTGCTGGACTATATCAATGAG ACACACACCGGGACTGTGGTGACAGTGCTTGATCTCTTCGATGGCAGAGAGAGTTTGCGGCCCCTGTGGGAACAGGTACAAGGGTTCCGAGAGGCTGTGGTCCCCATCATGGAAAAGGCCCCTGAAGGAGTGCACCTCATCTGCTACTCCCAGG GGGGCCTGGTGTGCCGTGCTTTGCTGTCTGTCATGGATAACCACAATGTGGACTCTttcatctccctctcctccccacagATGGGCCAGTATGGAG ACACGGACTATTTGAAATGGCTCTTCCCCACGTCCATGCGGTCTAACCTCTATCGGGTCTGCTATAGTCCTTGGGGCCAGGAATTTTCCATTTGCAACTACTGGCACG ATCCTCACCACGATGACTTGTACCTCAATGCCAGCAGCTTTCTGGCCCTCATCAATGGGGAAAGAGACCATCCCAATGCCACTG CATGGCGGAAGAACTTCCTTCGCGTGGGCCGTCTGGTGCTGATTGGGGGTCCTGATGATGGCGTTATCACTCCCTGGCAATCTAG CTTCTTTGGTTTCTATGATGCCAATGAGACAGTTCTGGAGATGGAGGAGCAGCCG GTGTATCTTCGAGATTCTTTTGGGTTGAAGACTCTCCTGGCCCGGGGGGCCATAGTGAGGTGTCCCATGGCTGGCATCTCTCACACCACGTGGCACTCTAACCGTACGCTCTACGATACTTGCATTGAGCCGTGGCTCTCCTGA
- the Ppt2 gene encoding lysosomal thioesterase PPT2 precursor: protein MPGLWRQRLPSAWALLLLPFLPLLMPAAPAAHRGSYKPVIVVHGLFDSSYSFRHLLDYINETHTGTVVTVLDLFDGRESLRPLWEQVQGFREAVVPIMEKAPEGVHLICYSQGGLVCRALLSVMDNHNVDSFISLSSPQMGQYGDTDYLKWLFPTSMRSNLYRVCYSPWGQEFSICNYWHDPHHDDLYLNASSFLALINGERDHPNATAWRKNFLRVGRLVLIGGPDDGVITPWQSSFFGFYDANETVLEMEEQPVYLRDSFGLKTLLARGAIVRCPMAGISHTTWHSNRTLYDTCIEPWLS, encoded by the exons ATGCCGGGGCTATGGAGGCAGAGGCTTCCTTCGGCTTGGGCTTTGCTTCTCCTGCCGTTCCTGCCGCTGCTGATGCCCGCAGCCCCCGCAGCCCACCGCGGGTCCTACAAGCCCGTGATCGTGGTGCACGGGCTCTTTGACAGTTCATACAGCTTCCGCCACCTGCTGGACTATATCAATGAG ACACACACCGGGACTGTGGTGACAGTGCTTGATCTCTTCGATGGCAGAGAGAGTTTGCGGCCCCTGTGGGAACAGGTACAAGGGTTCCGAGAGGCTGTGGTCCCCATCATGGAAAAGGCCCCTGAAGGAGTGCACCTCATCTGCTACTCCCAGG GGGGCCTGGTGTGCCGTGCTTTGCTGTCTGTCATGGATAACCACAATGTGGACTCTttcatctccctctcctccccacagATGGGCCAGTATGGAG ACACGGACTATTTGAAATGGCTCTTCCCCACGTCCATGCGGTCTAACCTCTATCGGGTCTGCTATAGTCCTTGGGGCCAGGAATTTTCCATTTGCAACTACTGGCACG ATCCTCACCACGATGACTTGTACCTCAATGCCAGCAGCTTTCTGGCCCTCATCAATGGGGAAAGAGACCATCCCAATGCCACTG CATGGCGGAAGAACTTCCTTCGCGTGGGCCGTCTGGTGCTGATTGGGGGTCCTGATGATGGCGTTATCACTCCCTGGCAATCTAG CTTCTTTGGTTTCTATGATGCCAATGAGACAGTTCTGGAGATGGAGGAGCAGCCG GTGTATCTTCGAGATTCTTTTGGGTTGAAGACTCTCCTGGCCCGGGGGGCCATAGTGAGGTGTCCCATGGCTGGCATCTCTCACACCACGTGGCACTCTAACCGTACGCTCTACGATACTTGCATTGAGCCGTGGCTCTCCTGA
- the Prrt1 gene encoding proline-rich transmembrane protein 1 isoform 3 (isoform 3 is encoded by transcript variant 3), which produces MSSEKSGDSLRGSTSPTTACGRRPAPTSACPDGPSPGLRGSHARGGGGHVAAGGLRGAGLPAAAAAVHCLCPCVSGGHALRRRDPRGSWSDLHSAPAAPGPRIGSVGAQASATRLHAHRCADHHLLLLAHRHHRHLQGRAGAHGFGPRRFGVCRDRFTRSPEFLLHLPGRGHRSHGALYHPHCSHHHRRPAPRKLLGSLKTSPSRPHSVPPNLPGASRSSAAYPTRALHSLLRRRWTSRHHKLRPHGTSGPESTLSSSGTPLTPTSSAALESAPNPNPPVALVSHPIKVQCQGRSSPRLLSPVGVRSQKPCLIYELHPNSHKPRLQVGRPRLLFRLLGCSV; this is translated from the exons ATGTCGTCAGAAAagtcag GAGACTCGCTTCGAGGGTCCACTTCCCCCACCACCGCCTGCGGCCGCCGCCCCGCCCCCACCAGCGCCTGCCCCGACGGCCCAAGCCCCGGGCTTCGTGGTTCCCACGCACGCGGGGGCGGTGGGCACGTTGCCGCTGGGGGGCTACGTGGCGCCGGGCTACCCGCTGCAGCTGCAGCCGTGCACTGCTTATGTCCCTGTGTATCCGGTGGGCACG CCCTACGCAGGCGGGACCCCCGGGGGTCCTGGAGTGACCTCCACTCTGCCCCCGCCGCCCCAGGGCCCAGGATTGGCTCTGTTGGAGCCCAGGCGTCCGCCACACGACTACATGCCCATCGCTGTGCTGACCACCATCTGCTGCTTCTGGCCCACAGGCATCATCGCCATCTTCAAGGCCGTGCAG GTGCGCACGGCTTTGGCCCGCGGAGATTTGGTGTCTGCCGAGATCGCTTCACGCGAAGCCCGGAATTTCTCCTTCATCTCCCTGGCCGTGGGCATCGCAGCCATGGTGCTTTGTACCATCCTCACTGTAGTCATCATCATCGCCGCCCAGCACCACGAAAACTACTGGGATCCCTAAAAACGTCCCCATCTCGGCCCCACTCCGTGCCCCCCAACCTCCCAGGCGCGTCGCGCAGTTCTGCCGCCTACCCAACGCGCGCCCTGCACAGCCTCCTGAGGCGCCGCTGGACGTCCAGACATCATAAACTCCGCCCCCACGGAACCTCTGGCCCAGAGAGTACGCTCAGTTCCTCAGGAACCCCTCTAACACCCACATCCTCAGCGGCACTGGAATCCGCGCCAAACCCCAATCCTCCAGTCGCCCTAGTTTCCCACCCCATCAAAGTGCAGTGCCAGGGGAGGAGCTCTCCTCGTCTCCTCTCCCCAGTAGGAGTCAGGTCCCAGAAGCCCTGCCTCATCTATGAGCTCCACCCCAACTCCCACAAACCCCGCCTCCAGGTCGGCAGGCCCCGCCTTCTTTTTCGTCTTTTGGGGTGTTCAGTCTGA
- the Prrt1 gene encoding proline-rich transmembrane protein 1 isoform 4 (isoform 4 is encoded by transcript variant 4): MSSEKSALRRRDPRGSWSDLHSAPAAPGPRIGSVGAQASATRLHAHRCADHHLLLLAHRHHRHLQGRAGAHGFGPRRFGVCRDRFTRSPEFLLHLPGRGHRSHGALYHPHCSHHHRRPAPRKLLGSLKTSPSRPHSVPPNLPGASRSSAAYPTRALHSLLRRRWTSRHHKLRPHGTSGPESTLSSSGTPLTPTSSAALESAPNPNPPVALVSHPIKVQCQGRSSPRLLSPVGVRSQKPCLIYELHPNSHKPRLQVGRPRLLFRLLGCSV; the protein is encoded by the exons ATGTCGTCAGAAAagtcag CCCTACGCAGGCGGGACCCCCGGGGGTCCTGGAGTGACCTCCACTCTGCCCCCGCCGCCCCAGGGCCCAGGATTGGCTCTGTTGGAGCCCAGGCGTCCGCCACACGACTACATGCCCATCGCTGTGCTGACCACCATCTGCTGCTTCTGGCCCACAGGCATCATCGCCATCTTCAAGGCCGTGCAG GTGCGCACGGCTTTGGCCCGCGGAGATTTGGTGTCTGCCGAGATCGCTTCACGCGAAGCCCGGAATTTCTCCTTCATCTCCCTGGCCGTGGGCATCGCAGCCATGGTGCTTTGTACCATCCTCACTGTAGTCATCATCATCGCCGCCCAGCACCACGAAAACTACTGGGATCCCTAAAAACGTCCCCATCTCGGCCCCACTCCGTGCCCCCCAACCTCCCAGGCGCGTCGCGCAGTTCTGCCGCCTACCCAACGCGCGCCCTGCACAGCCTCCTGAGGCGCCGCTGGACGTCCAGACATCATAAACTCCGCCCCCACGGAACCTCTGGCCCAGAGAGTACGCTCAGTTCCTCAGGAACCCCTCTAACACCCACATCCTCAGCGGCACTGGAATCCGCGCCAAACCCCAATCCTCCAGTCGCCCTAGTTTCCCACCCCATCAAAGTGCAGTGCCAGGGGAGGAGCTCTCCTCGTCTCCTCTCCCCAGTAGGAGTCAGGTCCCAGAAGCCCTGCCTCATCTATGAGCTCCACCCCAACTCCCACAAACCCCGCCTCCAGGTCGGCAGGCCCCGCCTTCTTTTTCGTCTTTTGGGGTGTTCAGTCTGA
- the Prrt1 gene encoding proline-rich transmembrane protein 1 isoform 1 (isoform 1 is encoded by transcript variant 1), with protein MSSEKSGLPDSVPHTSPPPYNAPQPPAEPPIPPPQTAPSSHHHHHHHYHQSGTATLPRLGAGGLASAAASAQRGPSSSATLPRPPHHAPPGPAAGAPPPGCATLPRMPPDPYLQETRFEGPLPPPPPAAAAPPPPAPAPTAQAPGFVVPTHAGAVGTLPLGGYVAPGYPLQLQPCTAYVPVYPVGTPYAGGTPGGPGVTSTLPPPPQGPGLALLEPRRPPHDYMPIAVLTTICCFWPTGIIAIFKAVQVRTALARGDLVSAEIASREARNFSFISLAVGIAAMVLCTILTVVIIIAAQHHENYWDP; from the exons ATGTCGTCAGAAAagtcag GCCTTCCAGACTCGGTTCCCCACACTTCACCGCCGCCCTACAATGCCCCCCAGCCACCGGCCGAGCCCCCCATCCCGCCCCCACAAACGGCCCCATCctcacatcaccaccaccaccaccattaccaccagtCTGGCACCGCCACCCTCCCGCGCTTAGGAGCAGGTGGCCTGGCCTCTGCTGCGGCCAGTGCTCAACGCGGTCCTTCGTCTTCCGCCACGCTACCGCGGCCCCCCCACCATGCCCCGCCCGGCCCCGCCGCTGGGGCTCCCCCACCCGGCTGTGCTACCTTACCCCGCATGCCACCCGACCCTTATCTGCAGGAGACTCGCTTCGAGGGTCCACTTCCCCCACCACCGCCTGCGGCCGCCGCCCCGCCCCCACCAGCGCCTGCCCCGACGGCCCAAGCCCCGGGCTTCGTGGTTCCCACGCACGCGGGGGCGGTGGGCACGTTGCCGCTGGGGGGCTACGTGGCGCCGGGCTACCCGCTGCAGCTGCAGCCGTGCACTGCTTATGTCCCTGTGTATCCGGTGGGCACG CCCTACGCAGGCGGGACCCCCGGGGGTCCTGGAGTGACCTCCACTCTGCCCCCGCCGCCCCAGGGCCCAGGATTGGCTCTGTTGGAGCCCAGGCGTCCGCCACACGACTACATGCCCATCGCTGTGCTGACCACCATCTGCTGCTTCTGGCCCACAGGCATCATCGCCATCTTCAAGGCCGTGCAG GTGCGCACGGCTTTGGCCCGCGGAGATTTGGTGTCTGCCGAGATCGCTTCACGCGAAGCCCGGAATTTCTCCTTCATCTCCCTGGCCGTGGGCATCGCAGCCATGGTGCTTTGTACCATCCTCACTGTAGTCATCATCATCGCCGCCCAGCACCACGAAAACTACTGGGATCCCTAA
- the Prrt1 gene encoding proline-rich transmembrane protein 1 isoform X2, translated as MRFPGDSLRGSTSPTTACGRRPAPTSACPDGPSPGLRGSHARGGGGHVAAGGLRGAGLPAAAAAVHCLCPCVSGGHALRRRDPRGSWSDLHSAPAAPGPRIGSVGAQASATRLHAHRCADHHLLLLAHRHHRHLQGRAGAHGFGPRRFGVCRDRFTRSPEFLLHLPGRGHRSHGALYHPHCSHHHRRPAPRKLLGSLKTSPSRPHSVPPNLPGASRSSAAYPTRALHSLLRRRWTSRHHKLRPHGTSGPESTLSSSGTPLTPTSSAALESAPNPNPPVALVSHPIKVQCQGRSSPRLLSPVGVRSQKPCLIYELHPNSHKPRLQVGRPRLLFRLLGCSV; from the exons ATGAGATTCCCAG GAGACTCGCTTCGAGGGTCCACTTCCCCCACCACCGCCTGCGGCCGCCGCCCCGCCCCCACCAGCGCCTGCCCCGACGGCCCAAGCCCCGGGCTTCGTGGTTCCCACGCACGCGGGGGCGGTGGGCACGTTGCCGCTGGGGGGCTACGTGGCGCCGGGCTACCCGCTGCAGCTGCAGCCGTGCACTGCTTATGTCCCTGTGTATCCGGTGGGCACG CCCTACGCAGGCGGGACCCCCGGGGGTCCTGGAGTGACCTCCACTCTGCCCCCGCCGCCCCAGGGCCCAGGATTGGCTCTGTTGGAGCCCAGGCGTCCGCCACACGACTACATGCCCATCGCTGTGCTGACCACCATCTGCTGCTTCTGGCCCACAGGCATCATCGCCATCTTCAAGGCCGTGCAG GTGCGCACGGCTTTGGCCCGCGGAGATTTGGTGTCTGCCGAGATCGCTTCACGCGAAGCCCGGAATTTCTCCTTCATCTCCCTGGCCGTGGGCATCGCAGCCATGGTGCTTTGTACCATCCTCACTGTAGTCATCATCATCGCCGCCCAGCACCACGAAAACTACTGGGATCCCTAAAAACGTCCCCATCTCGGCCCCACTCCGTGCCCCCCAACCTCCCAGGCGCGTCGCGCAGTTCTGCCGCCTACCCAACGCGCGCCCTGCACAGCCTCCTGAGGCGCCGCTGGACGTCCAGACATCATAAACTCCGCCCCCACGGAACCTCTGGCCCAGAGAGTACGCTCAGTTCCTCAGGAACCCCTCTAACACCCACATCCTCAGCGGCACTGGAATCCGCGCCAAACCCCAATCCTCCAGTCGCCCTAGTTTCCCACCCCATCAAAGTGCAGTGCCAGGGGAGGAGCTCTCCTCGTCTCCTCTCCCCAGTAGGAGTCAGGTCCCAGAAGCCCTGCCTCATCTATGAGCTCCACCCCAACTCCCACAAACCCCGCCTCCAGGTCGGCAGGCCCCGCCTTCTTTTTCGTCTTTTGGGGTGTTCAGTCTGA
- the Prrt1 gene encoding proline-rich transmembrane protein 1 isoform 2 (isoform 2 is encoded by transcript variant 2), which produces MRFPGLPDSVPHTSPPPYNAPQPPAEPPIPPPQTAPSSHHHHHHHYHQSGTATLPRLGAGGLASAAASAQRGPSSSATLPRPPHHAPPGPAAGAPPPGCATLPRMPPDPYLQETRFEGPLPPPPPAAAAPPPPAPAPTAQAPGFVVPTHAGAVGTLPLGGYVAPGYPLQLQPCTAYVPVYPVGTPYAGGTPGGPGVTSTLPPPPQGPGLALLEPRRPPHDYMPIAVLTTICCFWPTGIIAIFKAVQVRTALARGDLVSAEIASREARNFSFISLAVGIAAMVLCTILTVVIIIAAQHHENYWDP; this is translated from the exons ATGAGATTCCCAG GCCTTCCAGACTCGGTTCCCCACACTTCACCGCCGCCCTACAATGCCCCCCAGCCACCGGCCGAGCCCCCCATCCCGCCCCCACAAACGGCCCCATCctcacatcaccaccaccaccaccattaccaccagtCTGGCACCGCCACCCTCCCGCGCTTAGGAGCAGGTGGCCTGGCCTCTGCTGCGGCCAGTGCTCAACGCGGTCCTTCGTCTTCCGCCACGCTACCGCGGCCCCCCCACCATGCCCCGCCCGGCCCCGCCGCTGGGGCTCCCCCACCCGGCTGTGCTACCTTACCCCGCATGCCACCCGACCCTTATCTGCAGGAGACTCGCTTCGAGGGTCCACTTCCCCCACCACCGCCTGCGGCCGCCGCCCCGCCCCCACCAGCGCCTGCCCCGACGGCCCAAGCCCCGGGCTTCGTGGTTCCCACGCACGCGGGGGCGGTGGGCACGTTGCCGCTGGGGGGCTACGTGGCGCCGGGCTACCCGCTGCAGCTGCAGCCGTGCACTGCTTATGTCCCTGTGTATCCGGTGGGCACG CCCTACGCAGGCGGGACCCCCGGGGGTCCTGGAGTGACCTCCACTCTGCCCCCGCCGCCCCAGGGCCCAGGATTGGCTCTGTTGGAGCCCAGGCGTCCGCCACACGACTACATGCCCATCGCTGTGCTGACCACCATCTGCTGCTTCTGGCCCACAGGCATCATCGCCATCTTCAAGGCCGTGCAG GTGCGCACGGCTTTGGCCCGCGGAGATTTGGTGTCTGCCGAGATCGCTTCACGCGAAGCCCGGAATTTCTCCTTCATCTCCCTGGCCGTGGGCATCGCAGCCATGGTGCTTTGTACCATCCTCACTGTAGTCATCATCATCGCCGCCCAGCACCACGAAAACTACTGGGATCCCTAA
- the Prrt1 gene encoding proline-rich transmembrane protein 1 isoform X1: MGDVVSAVSPSLFLHLLLSHVSYPSDLCCLLSPLILSSAFPWPGLPDSVPHTSPPPYNAPQPPAEPPIPPPQTAPSSHHHHHHHYHQSGTATLPRLGAGGLASAAASAQRGPSSSATLPRPPHHAPPGPAAGAPPPGCATLPRMPPDPYLQETRFEGPLPPPPPAAAAPPPPAPAPTAQAPGFVVPTHAGAVGTLPLGGYVAPGYPLQLQPCTAYVPVYPVGTPYAGGTPGGPGVTSTLPPPPQGPGLALLEPRRPPHDYMPIAVLTTICCFWPTGIIAIFKAVQVRTALARGDLVSAEIASREARNFSFISLAVGIAAMVLCTILTVVIIIAAQHHENYWDP; the protein is encoded by the exons ATGGGAGATGTCGTCTCGGCTGTATCTCCCTcgctctttctccatctcttgcTGTCTCATGTCTCTTACCCTTCTGATCtctgctgtcttctctctccccttatcCTCTCCTCGGCTTTTCCATGGCCAGGCCTTCCAGACTCGGTTCCCCACACTTCACCGCCGCCCTACAATGCCCCCCAGCCACCGGCCGAGCCCCCCATCCCGCCCCCACAAACGGCCCCATCctcacatcaccaccaccaccaccattaccaccagtCTGGCACCGCCACCCTCCCGCGCTTAGGAGCAGGTGGCCTGGCCTCTGCTGCGGCCAGTGCTCAACGCGGTCCTTCGTCTTCCGCCACGCTACCGCGGCCCCCCCACCATGCCCCGCCCGGCCCCGCCGCTGGGGCTCCCCCACCCGGCTGTGCTACCTTACCCCGCATGCCACCCGACCCTTATCTGCAGGAGACTCGCTTCGAGGGTCCACTTCCCCCACCACCGCCTGCGGCCGCCGCCCCGCCCCCACCAGCGCCTGCCCCGACGGCCCAAGCCCCGGGCTTCGTGGTTCCCACGCACGCGGGGGCGGTGGGCACGTTGCCGCTGGGGGGCTACGTGGCGCCGGGCTACCCGCTGCAGCTGCAGCCGTGCACTGCTTATGTCCCTGTGTATCCGGTGGGCACG CCCTACGCAGGCGGGACCCCCGGGGGTCCTGGAGTGACCTCCACTCTGCCCCCGCCGCCCCAGGGCCCAGGATTGGCTCTGTTGGAGCCCAGGCGTCCGCCACACGACTACATGCCCATCGCTGTGCTGACCACCATCTGCTGCTTCTGGCCCACAGGCATCATCGCCATCTTCAAGGCCGTGCAG GTGCGCACGGCTTTGGCCCGCGGAGATTTGGTGTCTGCCGAGATCGCTTCACGCGAAGCCCGGAATTTCTCCTTCATCTCCCTGGCCGTGGGCATCGCAGCCATGGTGCTTTGTACCATCCTCACTGTAGTCATCATCATCGCCGCCCAGCACCACGAAAACTACTGGGATCCCTAA